In a single window of the Zea mays cultivar B73 chromosome 5, Zm-B73-REFERENCE-NAM-5.0, whole genome shotgun sequence genome:
- the LOC100283727 gene encoding cytokinin-O-glucosyltransferase 2 isoform 2 (isoform 2 is encoded by transcript variant 2), translated as MARPHVVVVPYPCSGNINPALQIARLLHRHGVYVTFVNTEHNHRRVQATEGAGAVRGGEGFRFEAIPDGLSEAERGKQDYGRSLAVSTSTRCAAPLRDLIARLNGTPGVPPVTCVLPTMLMSFALGVARELGIPTMSFWTASAASLMTHMRLRELQERGREFPDERLPRDDGHRLDPRGAADPPRRLLELPPHHRPGRLRSALQRVGGEQLRQGRRPHPQHLRRPRGRRARRAARRVPARVHRRAPGPAPPPGRRPRQQRLRQRQHRVDRPEPVEAGRRVPRLAGRARAGLRRVRQLRQPHGGDAGAAERVRVGPRGERPPVPLVHEGQPRPRRRRRRPGRDALDLQG; from the exons ATGGCGAGGCCACACGTCGTGGTTGTGCCGTACCCATGCTCCGGCAACATCAACCCAGCGCTGCAGATCGCCAGGCTGCTCCACCGCCACGGCGTCTACGTCACCTTCGTCAACACCGAGCACAACCACCGGCGCGTGCAGGCCACCGAGGGCGCCGGAGCCGTGCGCGGCGGGGAGGGGTTCCGCTTCGAGGCCATCCCGGACGGCCTGTCCGAGGCCGAGCGGGGCAAGCAGGACTACGGGCGCAGCCTGGCCGTGTCCACGAGCACGCGCTGCGCTGCGCCGCTCAGGGACCTCATCGCGCGGCTCAACGGCACGCCGGGCGTGCCGCCGGTCACCTGCGTGCTGCCCACCATGCTGATGAGCTTCGCGCTGGGCGTGGCGCGGGAGCTCGGGATCCCGACCATGTCGTTCTGGACGGCCAGCGCGGCCTCGCTGATGACGCACATGAGGCTCCGCGAGCTGCAGGAaagagg ACGAGAGTTTCCTGACGAACGGCTACCTCGAGACGACGGTCATCGACTGGATCCCCGGGGTGCCGCCGATCCGCCTCGGCGACTTCTCGAGCTTCCTCCGCACCACCGACCCGGACGACTTCGGTCTGCGCTTCAACGAGTCGGAGGCGAACAGCTGCGCCAAGGCCGGCGCCCTCATCCTCAACACCTTCGACGGCCTCGAGGCCGACGTGCTCGCCGCGCTGCGCGCCGAGTACCCGCGCGTGTACACCGTCGGGCCCCTGGGCCTGCTCCTCCGCCAGGACGACGACCGAGACAGCAGCGCCTCCGCCAGCGGCAGCACCGAGTCGACCGGCCTGAGCCTGTGGAAGCAGGACGCCGAGTGCCTCGCCTGGCTGGACGCGCAAGAGCGGGGCTCCGTCGTGTACGTCAACTTCGGCAGCCACACGGTGGTGACGCCGGAGCAGCTGAACGAGTTCGCGTGGGGCCTCGCGGCGAGCGGCCACCGGTTCCTCTGGTCCATGAGGGACAACCTcgtccgcggcggcggcggcgccggcctGGACGCGATGCCCTCGACCTTCAAGGCTGA
- the LOC100282074 gene encoding gibberellin receptor GID1L2, which translates to MAPSKPLFPVAVPAPDPSDEVVREFGPLLRIYKSGRIERPLVAPPVEPGHDAATGVQSKDVHLGSYSARLYLPPSAGAGAKLPVVVYVHGGGFVAESAASPNYHLFLNRLAAACPALAVSVDYRLAPEHPLPAGYDDCLAALKWVLSAADPWVAAHGDLARVFVAGDSAGGNVCHHLAIHPDVVQAQRARQAGAPPLKGAVLIHPWFWGSEAVGEEPRDPAARAMGVGLWLFACPETNGLDDPRMNPLAPAAPGLHTLACERVMVCAAEGDFLRWRGRAYAEAVAAARGGDLGEAAGVELLETMGEGHVFFLFKPDCYEAKEMMHKMVAFINAP; encoded by the coding sequence ATGGCGCCGTCTAAGCCTTTATTCCCCGTCGCCGTCCCCGCCCCCGACCCGTCCGACGAGGTCGTGCGCGAGTTCGGCCCACTGCTCCGGATCTACAAGAGCGGCCGCATCGAGCGGCCCCTGGTGGCCCCGCCCGTGGAGCCTGGCCACGACGCCGCCACGGGCGTCCAGTCCAAGGACGTCCACCTCGGCTCCTACTCCGCGCGGCTCTACCTGCCCCcaagcgccggcgccggcgccaagCTGCCCGTCGTCGTGTACGTCCACGGCGGCGGCTTCGTGGCCGAGTCCGCCGCCTCGCCCAACTACCACCTCTTCCTCAACAGGCTCGCCGCCGCCTGCCCCGCGCTCGCCGTCTCCGTCGACTACCGCCTGGCGCCCGAGCACCCTCTGCCGGCGGGCTACGACGACTGCCTCGCCGCGCTCAAGTGGGTGCTCTCCGCCGCCGACCCATGGGTCGCCGCCCACGGGGACCTCGCCCGCGTCTTCGTCGCCGGGGACAGCGCCGGCGGCAACGTCTGCCACCACCTCGCCATCCACCCGGACGTCGTCCAGGCCCAGCGCGCGCGACAGGCCGGCGCGCCGCCGCTCAAGGGCGCCGTGCTCATCCACCCCTGGTTCTGGGGCTCCGAGGCCGTGGGCGAGGAGCCCAGGGACCCCGCCGCGCGCGCCATGGGCGTCGGACTCTGGCTCTTCGCGTGCCCCGAGACCAACGGTCTGGACGACCCGCGGATGAACCCCTTGGCGCCCGCCGCGCCGGGACTCCACACGCTGGCGTGCGAGCGCGTGATGGTGTGCGCCGCGGAGGGCGACTTCCTTAGGTGGCGCGGCCGCGCGTACGCCGAGGCGGTGGCCGCGGCCAGGGGCGGTGACCTCGGGGAGGCCGCTGGCGTCGAGCTgttggagaccatgggagagggCCACGTCTTCTTCCTCTTCAAACCCGACTGCTACGAGGCTAAGGAGATGATGCACAAGATGGTCGCCTTCATCAACGCCCCCTGA
- the LOC100283727 gene encoding cytokinin-O-glucosyltransferase 2 isoform 1 (isoform 1 is encoded by transcript variant 1), which translates to MARPHVVVVPYPCSGNINPALQIARLLHRHGVYVTFVNTEHNHRRVQATEGAGAVRGGEGFRFEAIPDGLSEAERGKQDYGRSLAVSTSTRCAAPLRDLIARLNGTPGVPPVTCVLPTMLMSFALGVARELGIPTMSFWTASAASLMTHMRLRELQERGYVPLKDESFLTNGYLETTVIDWIPGVPPIRLGDFSSFLRTTDPDDFGLRFNESEANSCAKAGALILNTFDGLEADVLAALRAEYPRVYTVGPLGLLLRQDDDRDSSASASGSTESTGLSLWKQDAECLAWLDAQERGSVVYVNFGSHTVVTPEQLNEFAWGLAASGHRFLWSMRDNLVRGGGGAGLDAMPSTFKAETAGRCHVTAWCPQEQVLRHPAVGCFLTHSGWNSTCESLAAGVPMVCWPGFSDQYTNCKYSCEVWGVGVRLEATVEREQVAMHVRNVMASEEMRKSAAKWKEEAEAAGGPGGSSRENLLSMVRALSSAPNSPDA; encoded by the exons ATGGCGAGGCCACACGTCGTGGTTGTGCCGTACCCATGCTCCGGCAACATCAACCCAGCGCTGCAGATCGCCAGGCTGCTCCACCGCCACGGCGTCTACGTCACCTTCGTCAACACCGAGCACAACCACCGGCGCGTGCAGGCCACCGAGGGCGCCGGAGCCGTGCGCGGCGGGGAGGGGTTCCGCTTCGAGGCCATCCCGGACGGCCTGTCCGAGGCCGAGCGGGGCAAGCAGGACTACGGGCGCAGCCTGGCCGTGTCCACGAGCACGCGCTGCGCTGCGCCGCTCAGGGACCTCATCGCGCGGCTCAACGGCACGCCGGGCGTGCCGCCGGTCACCTGCGTGCTGCCCACCATGCTGATGAGCTTCGCGCTGGGCGTGGCGCGGGAGCTCGGGATCCCGACCATGTCGTTCTGGACGGCCAGCGCGGCCTCGCTGATGACGCACATGAGGCTCCGCGAGCTGCAGGAaagagggtacgtgccactcaaGG ACGAGAGTTTCCTGACGAACGGCTACCTCGAGACGACGGTCATCGACTGGATCCCCGGGGTGCCGCCGATCCGCCTCGGCGACTTCTCGAGCTTCCTCCGCACCACCGACCCGGACGACTTCGGTCTGCGCTTCAACGAGTCGGAGGCGAACAGCTGCGCCAAGGCCGGCGCCCTCATCCTCAACACCTTCGACGGCCTCGAGGCCGACGTGCTCGCCGCGCTGCGCGCCGAGTACCCGCGCGTGTACACCGTCGGGCCCCTGGGCCTGCTCCTCCGCCAGGACGACGACCGAGACAGCAGCGCCTCCGCCAGCGGCAGCACCGAGTCGACCGGCCTGAGCCTGTGGAAGCAGGACGCCGAGTGCCTCGCCTGGCTGGACGCGCAAGAGCGGGGCTCCGTCGTGTACGTCAACTTCGGCAGCCACACGGTGGTGACGCCGGAGCAGCTGAACGAGTTCGCGTGGGGCCTCGCGGCGAGCGGCCACCGGTTCCTCTGGTCCATGAGGGACAACCTcgtccgcggcggcggcggcgccggcctGGACGCGATGCCCTCGACCTTCAAGGCTGAGACGGCGGGGCGGTGCCACGTGACCGCGTGGTGTCCCCAGGAGCAGGTGCTGCGGCACCCGGCCGTCGGCTGCTTCCTGACCCACAGCGGGTGGAACTCGACGTGCGAGAGTCTGGCCGCCGGCGTGCCCATGGTGTGCTGGCCGGGCTTCTCGGACCAGTACACCAACTGCAAGTACAGCTGCGAGGTCTGGGGTGTCGGCGTCCGGCTGGAGGCAACGGTGGAGAGGGAGCAGGTCGCCATGCACGTCAGGAATGTGATGGCAAGCGAGGAGATGCGGAAGAGCGCGGCCAAGTGGAAGGAGGAGGCGGAGGCTGCGGGCGGCCCCGGCGGTTCGTCACGCGAGAACCTGCTGAGCATGGTGAGAGCGCTCAGCTCCGCACCCAACTCACCAGATGCTTAA